A region of Chelonoidis abingdonii isolate Lonesome George chromosome 8, CheloAbing_2.0, whole genome shotgun sequence DNA encodes the following proteins:
- the LOC116834698 gene encoding transforming growth factor beta activator LRRC32-like isoform X1: MFLSEHRLAERGYLLLWLLPSVLKTQPSAEVSPKPLPCQQSSVQVSCQGLGLRTFPEKLGHGVKQLDLSENFIQNLTESCTSKLGQLEHLNMHFNQLATVSEMALTPLTHLHSLLLAANHLDRNYFTNGRAFRSLKNLKVLDLSANNLDSDMAAWYFSNLTSLKKLDLSWNKMTRLPGSIFQGTLKLREINLNNNYITEIEEGAFEALLNLKVVNLAMNSLHCISGFSLTQLQVLNLSFNALEFFVTEERKEHYQLQVLDLSHNKLIYFPELPKVHRLTHLNLSDNAMVSLAPSSTSTAEFRLWYDEMARPNISLNIYNAAARLSKITDLDLSGNLLYMFPVTFLHNLSSLQNLNMAKNCLHNIAVESPPGHMESKEPGAMHDNAFLLVQSLDLHGNFIHSLPQWFFGILPKLETLDLGSNSLQPCESQNANKREIPIGHNSAQRGNCTSFCDLPQLKYLSLRRNNIVRLYPYMFNQTSLVSLDLSENEDLFMPKGALEGLEFSLQKLSLRGNQMDNKKTEFPCLKMLKKLDMSDNKLSLLPPDLICSPLENLDIRNNNLQALEKPATVRWSSSLNHLNVAGNPFSCCALSWLEILQAARVNVLDLNETLCSYLDKNRNFSAKIANKTTWLCPHQIGYRYLMVLLVVVIALCFLFLSCGICCYLKKSQKLSKYLGFRSNRVDPIPYHLNKEKRTEQIAIDRVTEV; this comes from the exons ATGTTTCTGTCAGAACACCGGCTGGCTGAAAGAGGATATTTGCTGCTCTGGCTGCTCCCATCTGTTCTCAAAACCCAGCCTAGTGCGGAGGTGAGCCCAAAGCCTCTGCCATGCCAGCAG AGCTCAGTTCAGGTCTCATGCCAAGGCCTTGGCCTCCGCACATTTCCAGAGAAGCTTGGCCATGGGGTTAAGCAACTCGACCTCTCTGAAAACTTCATCCAAAACCTGACGGAAAGCTGCACATCAAAGTTAGGGCAGCTAGAGCACCTCAACATGCATTTCAACCAGTTGGCAACTGTGTCAGAAATGGCCCTGACTCCTCTAACTCATCTTCACTCTCTGCTCCTAGCTGCGAACCACCTTGACAGGAATTACTTCACCAACGGAAGAGCCTTCAGGTCACTGAAGAATCTAAAAGTCCTGGACCTTTCTGCAAATAATTTGGACAGTGATATGGCAGCCTGGTACTTCAGCAATCTCACCTCTTTAAAGAAACTGGATCTGTCCTGGAACAAGATGACCAGGCTGCCAGGGAGCATCTTCCAGGGAACTCTAAAGCTGAGAGAGATCAACCTTAACAACAACTACATCACAGAAATAGAGGAGGGAGCTTTTGAGGCTCTATTAAATCTAAAAGTGGTGAATTTAGCTATGAATTCTCTTCACTGTATCTCAGGCTTCAGCCTCACACAGCTGCAAGTTTTAAATCTCAGCTTCAATGCCCTGGAATTCTTTGTtacagaggaaagaaaggaacacTACCAGCTTCAGGTGCTAGATCTGAGTCATAACAAACTGATCTACTTTCCAGAGCTCCCCAAGGTGCATCGCCTCACACACTTAAACCTTTCTGATAACGCCATGGTCTCTTTGGCTCCAAGTTCCACCAGTACAGCAGAGTTCAGACTGTGGTATGATGAGATGGCAAGACCTAACATATCCTTGAATATTTACAATGCAGCAGCTAGACTGTCAAAGATAACTGACTTAGATCTCAGCGGTAACCTGTTGTATATGTTCCCAGTTACTTTCCTTCATAATCTGAGCTCCCTCCAGAATCTCAATATGGCTAAGAACTGTCTCCATAATATAGCTGTGGAGTCACCTCCTGGTCATATGGAAAGCAAGGAGCCAGGTGCGATGCATGACAATGCCTTTCTGTTGGTGCAGTCACTGGATCTTCATGGCAATTTCATTCATTCCCTGCCACAGTGGTTTTTTGGTATTCTGCCCAAACTGGAAACACTTGACCTTGGTTCTAACAGCCTCCAGCCTTGTGAGAGCCAGAATGCTAATAAAAGAGAGATCCCAATAGGTCATAACTCAGCTCAAAGAGGTAACTGTACATCCTTCTGTGACCTACCACAGCTGAAGTATCTGAGTTTACGTAGGAACAACATTGTGAGGCTATATCCTTACATGTTCAACCAAACCTCTTTAGTCTCCCTGGATCTGTCTGAGAATGAAGACTTGTTCATGCCAAAAGGAGCTCTGGAGGGTCTGGAATTCTCTTTGCAGAAGCTCTCTCTGAGAGGAAACCAGATGGACAACAAGAAGACAGAATTCCCTTGTCTGAAGATGCTGAAAAAGTTGGACATGTCAGACAACAAGTTGAGTCTTTTGCCCCCTGATCTTATCTGCTCTCCATTGGAAAACCTGGACATTCGCAATAACAATCTCCAGGCCTTAGAGAAACCTGCCACCGTGAGATGGTCCAGCAGCCTCAATCATCTGAATGTTGCTGGCAATCCCTTTAGCTGTTGTGCACTGAGCTGGCTGGAAATTCTACAAGCTGCCCGTGTGAATGTGTTGGATCTGAATGAAACTCTGTGCTCTTATCTGGACAAGAACAGGAACTTCTCAGCTAAGATAGCCAACAAGACCACGTGGCTTTGTCCTCATCAGATAGGATATCGCTACCTGATGGTATTGCTGGTGGTGGTGATCGCTCTTTGCTTTCTGTTTCTCAGCTGTGGGATATGCTGTTATCTGAAAAAGAGTCAGAAGCTGTCAAAGTATCTGGGATTCAGAAGCAACAGGGTGGACCCCATTCCTTATCATCTAAATAAGGAAAAGAGAACTGAACAGATTGCAATAGACAGAGTTACAGAAGTATAG
- the LOC116834698 gene encoding transforming growth factor beta activator LRRC32-like isoform X2: protein MASVLSALHPTLESSVQVSCQGLGLRTFPEKLGHGVKQLDLSENFIQNLTESCTSKLGQLEHLNMHFNQLATVSEMALTPLTHLHSLLLAANHLDRNYFTNGRAFRSLKNLKVLDLSANNLDSDMAAWYFSNLTSLKKLDLSWNKMTRLPGSIFQGTLKLREINLNNNYITEIEEGAFEALLNLKVVNLAMNSLHCISGFSLTQLQVLNLSFNALEFFVTEERKEHYQLQVLDLSHNKLIYFPELPKVHRLTHLNLSDNAMVSLAPSSTSTAEFRLWYDEMARPNISLNIYNAAARLSKITDLDLSGNLLYMFPVTFLHNLSSLQNLNMAKNCLHNIAVESPPGHMESKEPGAMHDNAFLLVQSLDLHGNFIHSLPQWFFGILPKLETLDLGSNSLQPCESQNANKREIPIGHNSAQRGNCTSFCDLPQLKYLSLRRNNIVRLYPYMFNQTSLVSLDLSENEDLFMPKGALEGLEFSLQKLSLRGNQMDNKKTEFPCLKMLKKLDMSDNKLSLLPPDLICSPLENLDIRNNNLQALEKPATVRWSSSLNHLNVAGNPFSCCALSWLEILQAARVNVLDLNETLCSYLDKNRNFSAKIANKTTWLCPHQIGYRYLMVLLVVVIALCFLFLSCGICCYLKKSQKLSKYLGFRSNRVDPIPYHLNKEKRTEQIAIDRVTEV from the exons ATGGCTTCTGTTCTCTCTGCACTGCACCCTACACTGGAG AGCTCAGTTCAGGTCTCATGCCAAGGCCTTGGCCTCCGCACATTTCCAGAGAAGCTTGGCCATGGGGTTAAGCAACTCGACCTCTCTGAAAACTTCATCCAAAACCTGACGGAAAGCTGCACATCAAAGTTAGGGCAGCTAGAGCACCTCAACATGCATTTCAACCAGTTGGCAACTGTGTCAGAAATGGCCCTGACTCCTCTAACTCATCTTCACTCTCTGCTCCTAGCTGCGAACCACCTTGACAGGAATTACTTCACCAACGGAAGAGCCTTCAGGTCACTGAAGAATCTAAAAGTCCTGGACCTTTCTGCAAATAATTTGGACAGTGATATGGCAGCCTGGTACTTCAGCAATCTCACCTCTTTAAAGAAACTGGATCTGTCCTGGAACAAGATGACCAGGCTGCCAGGGAGCATCTTCCAGGGAACTCTAAAGCTGAGAGAGATCAACCTTAACAACAACTACATCACAGAAATAGAGGAGGGAGCTTTTGAGGCTCTATTAAATCTAAAAGTGGTGAATTTAGCTATGAATTCTCTTCACTGTATCTCAGGCTTCAGCCTCACACAGCTGCAAGTTTTAAATCTCAGCTTCAATGCCCTGGAATTCTTTGTtacagaggaaagaaaggaacacTACCAGCTTCAGGTGCTAGATCTGAGTCATAACAAACTGATCTACTTTCCAGAGCTCCCCAAGGTGCATCGCCTCACACACTTAAACCTTTCTGATAACGCCATGGTCTCTTTGGCTCCAAGTTCCACCAGTACAGCAGAGTTCAGACTGTGGTATGATGAGATGGCAAGACCTAACATATCCTTGAATATTTACAATGCAGCAGCTAGACTGTCAAAGATAACTGACTTAGATCTCAGCGGTAACCTGTTGTATATGTTCCCAGTTACTTTCCTTCATAATCTGAGCTCCCTCCAGAATCTCAATATGGCTAAGAACTGTCTCCATAATATAGCTGTGGAGTCACCTCCTGGTCATATGGAAAGCAAGGAGCCAGGTGCGATGCATGACAATGCCTTTCTGTTGGTGCAGTCACTGGATCTTCATGGCAATTTCATTCATTCCCTGCCACAGTGGTTTTTTGGTATTCTGCCCAAACTGGAAACACTTGACCTTGGTTCTAACAGCCTCCAGCCTTGTGAGAGCCAGAATGCTAATAAAAGAGAGATCCCAATAGGTCATAACTCAGCTCAAAGAGGTAACTGTACATCCTTCTGTGACCTACCACAGCTGAAGTATCTGAGTTTACGTAGGAACAACATTGTGAGGCTATATCCTTACATGTTCAACCAAACCTCTTTAGTCTCCCTGGATCTGTCTGAGAATGAAGACTTGTTCATGCCAAAAGGAGCTCTGGAGGGTCTGGAATTCTCTTTGCAGAAGCTCTCTCTGAGAGGAAACCAGATGGACAACAAGAAGACAGAATTCCCTTGTCTGAAGATGCTGAAAAAGTTGGACATGTCAGACAACAAGTTGAGTCTTTTGCCCCCTGATCTTATCTGCTCTCCATTGGAAAACCTGGACATTCGCAATAACAATCTCCAGGCCTTAGAGAAACCTGCCACCGTGAGATGGTCCAGCAGCCTCAATCATCTGAATGTTGCTGGCAATCCCTTTAGCTGTTGTGCACTGAGCTGGCTGGAAATTCTACAAGCTGCCCGTGTGAATGTGTTGGATCTGAATGAAACTCTGTGCTCTTATCTGGACAAGAACAGGAACTTCTCAGCTAAGATAGCCAACAAGACCACGTGGCTTTGTCCTCATCAGATAGGATATCGCTACCTGATGGTATTGCTGGTGGTGGTGATCGCTCTTTGCTTTCTGTTTCTCAGCTGTGGGATATGCTGTTATCTGAAAAAGAGTCAGAAGCTGTCAAAGTATCTGGGATTCAGAAGCAACAGGGTGGACCCCATTCCTTATCATCTAAATAAGGAAAAGAGAACTGAACAGATTGCAATAGACAGAGTTACAGAAGTATAG
- the LOC116834698 gene encoding transforming growth factor beta activator LRRC32-like isoform X3: protein MPVALLSSVQVSCQGLGLRTFPEKLGHGVKQLDLSENFIQNLTESCTSKLGQLEHLNMHFNQLATVSEMALTPLTHLHSLLLAANHLDRNYFTNGRAFRSLKNLKVLDLSANNLDSDMAAWYFSNLTSLKKLDLSWNKMTRLPGSIFQGTLKLREINLNNNYITEIEEGAFEALLNLKVVNLAMNSLHCISGFSLTQLQVLNLSFNALEFFVTEERKEHYQLQVLDLSHNKLIYFPELPKVHRLTHLNLSDNAMVSLAPSSTSTAEFRLWYDEMARPNISLNIYNAAARLSKITDLDLSGNLLYMFPVTFLHNLSSLQNLNMAKNCLHNIAVESPPGHMESKEPGAMHDNAFLLVQSLDLHGNFIHSLPQWFFGILPKLETLDLGSNSLQPCESQNANKREIPIGHNSAQRGNCTSFCDLPQLKYLSLRRNNIVRLYPYMFNQTSLVSLDLSENEDLFMPKGALEGLEFSLQKLSLRGNQMDNKKTEFPCLKMLKKLDMSDNKLSLLPPDLICSPLENLDIRNNNLQALEKPATVRWSSSLNHLNVAGNPFSCCALSWLEILQAARVNVLDLNETLCSYLDKNRNFSAKIANKTTWLCPHQIGYRYLMVLLVVVIALCFLFLSCGICCYLKKSQKLSKYLGFRSNRVDPIPYHLNKEKRTEQIAIDRVTEV, encoded by the coding sequence AGCTCAGTTCAGGTCTCATGCCAAGGCCTTGGCCTCCGCACATTTCCAGAGAAGCTTGGCCATGGGGTTAAGCAACTCGACCTCTCTGAAAACTTCATCCAAAACCTGACGGAAAGCTGCACATCAAAGTTAGGGCAGCTAGAGCACCTCAACATGCATTTCAACCAGTTGGCAACTGTGTCAGAAATGGCCCTGACTCCTCTAACTCATCTTCACTCTCTGCTCCTAGCTGCGAACCACCTTGACAGGAATTACTTCACCAACGGAAGAGCCTTCAGGTCACTGAAGAATCTAAAAGTCCTGGACCTTTCTGCAAATAATTTGGACAGTGATATGGCAGCCTGGTACTTCAGCAATCTCACCTCTTTAAAGAAACTGGATCTGTCCTGGAACAAGATGACCAGGCTGCCAGGGAGCATCTTCCAGGGAACTCTAAAGCTGAGAGAGATCAACCTTAACAACAACTACATCACAGAAATAGAGGAGGGAGCTTTTGAGGCTCTATTAAATCTAAAAGTGGTGAATTTAGCTATGAATTCTCTTCACTGTATCTCAGGCTTCAGCCTCACACAGCTGCAAGTTTTAAATCTCAGCTTCAATGCCCTGGAATTCTTTGTtacagaggaaagaaaggaacacTACCAGCTTCAGGTGCTAGATCTGAGTCATAACAAACTGATCTACTTTCCAGAGCTCCCCAAGGTGCATCGCCTCACACACTTAAACCTTTCTGATAACGCCATGGTCTCTTTGGCTCCAAGTTCCACCAGTACAGCAGAGTTCAGACTGTGGTATGATGAGATGGCAAGACCTAACATATCCTTGAATATTTACAATGCAGCAGCTAGACTGTCAAAGATAACTGACTTAGATCTCAGCGGTAACCTGTTGTATATGTTCCCAGTTACTTTCCTTCATAATCTGAGCTCCCTCCAGAATCTCAATATGGCTAAGAACTGTCTCCATAATATAGCTGTGGAGTCACCTCCTGGTCATATGGAAAGCAAGGAGCCAGGTGCGATGCATGACAATGCCTTTCTGTTGGTGCAGTCACTGGATCTTCATGGCAATTTCATTCATTCCCTGCCACAGTGGTTTTTTGGTATTCTGCCCAAACTGGAAACACTTGACCTTGGTTCTAACAGCCTCCAGCCTTGTGAGAGCCAGAATGCTAATAAAAGAGAGATCCCAATAGGTCATAACTCAGCTCAAAGAGGTAACTGTACATCCTTCTGTGACCTACCACAGCTGAAGTATCTGAGTTTACGTAGGAACAACATTGTGAGGCTATATCCTTACATGTTCAACCAAACCTCTTTAGTCTCCCTGGATCTGTCTGAGAATGAAGACTTGTTCATGCCAAAAGGAGCTCTGGAGGGTCTGGAATTCTCTTTGCAGAAGCTCTCTCTGAGAGGAAACCAGATGGACAACAAGAAGACAGAATTCCCTTGTCTGAAGATGCTGAAAAAGTTGGACATGTCAGACAACAAGTTGAGTCTTTTGCCCCCTGATCTTATCTGCTCTCCATTGGAAAACCTGGACATTCGCAATAACAATCTCCAGGCCTTAGAGAAACCTGCCACCGTGAGATGGTCCAGCAGCCTCAATCATCTGAATGTTGCTGGCAATCCCTTTAGCTGTTGTGCACTGAGCTGGCTGGAAATTCTACAAGCTGCCCGTGTGAATGTGTTGGATCTGAATGAAACTCTGTGCTCTTATCTGGACAAGAACAGGAACTTCTCAGCTAAGATAGCCAACAAGACCACGTGGCTTTGTCCTCATCAGATAGGATATCGCTACCTGATGGTATTGCTGGTGGTGGTGATCGCTCTTTGCTTTCTGTTTCTCAGCTGTGGGATATGCTGTTATCTGAAAAAGAGTCAGAAGCTGTCAAAGTATCTGGGATTCAGAAGCAACAGGGTGGACCCCATTCCTTATCATCTAAATAAGGAAAAGAGAACTGAACAGATTGCAATAGACAGAGTTACAGAAGTATAG
- the LOC116834698 gene encoding transforming growth factor beta activator LRRC32-like isoform X4 encodes MPAAANHLDRNYFTNGRAFRSLKNLKVLDLSANNLDSDMAAWYFSNLTSLKKLDLSWNKMTRLPGSIFQGTLKLREINLNNNYITEIEEGAFEALLNLKVVNLAMNSLHCISGFSLTQLQVLNLSFNALEFFVTEERKEHYQLQVLDLSHNKLIYFPELPKVHRLTHLNLSDNAMVSLAPSSTSTAEFRLWYDEMARPNISLNIYNAAARLSKITDLDLSGNLLYMFPVTFLHNLSSLQNLNMAKNCLHNIAVESPPGHMESKEPGAMHDNAFLLVQSLDLHGNFIHSLPQWFFGILPKLETLDLGSNSLQPCESQNANKREIPIGHNSAQRGNCTSFCDLPQLKYLSLRRNNIVRLYPYMFNQTSLVSLDLSENEDLFMPKGALEGLEFSLQKLSLRGNQMDNKKTEFPCLKMLKKLDMSDNKLSLLPPDLICSPLENLDIRNNNLQALEKPATVRWSSSLNHLNVAGNPFSCCALSWLEILQAARVNVLDLNETLCSYLDKNRNFSAKIANKTTWLCPHQIGYRYLMVLLVVVIALCFLFLSCGICCYLKKSQKLSKYLGFRSNRVDPIPYHLNKEKRTEQIAIDRVTEV; translated from the exons ATGCCAGCAG CTGCGAACCACCTTGACAGGAATTACTTCACCAACGGAAGAGCCTTCAGGTCACTGAAGAATCTAAAAGTCCTGGACCTTTCTGCAAATAATTTGGACAGTGATATGGCAGCCTGGTACTTCAGCAATCTCACCTCTTTAAAGAAACTGGATCTGTCCTGGAACAAGATGACCAGGCTGCCAGGGAGCATCTTCCAGGGAACTCTAAAGCTGAGAGAGATCAACCTTAACAACAACTACATCACAGAAATAGAGGAGGGAGCTTTTGAGGCTCTATTAAATCTAAAAGTGGTGAATTTAGCTATGAATTCTCTTCACTGTATCTCAGGCTTCAGCCTCACACAGCTGCAAGTTTTAAATCTCAGCTTCAATGCCCTGGAATTCTTTGTtacagaggaaagaaaggaacacTACCAGCTTCAGGTGCTAGATCTGAGTCATAACAAACTGATCTACTTTCCAGAGCTCCCCAAGGTGCATCGCCTCACACACTTAAACCTTTCTGATAACGCCATGGTCTCTTTGGCTCCAAGTTCCACCAGTACAGCAGAGTTCAGACTGTGGTATGATGAGATGGCAAGACCTAACATATCCTTGAATATTTACAATGCAGCAGCTAGACTGTCAAAGATAACTGACTTAGATCTCAGCGGTAACCTGTTGTATATGTTCCCAGTTACTTTCCTTCATAATCTGAGCTCCCTCCAGAATCTCAATATGGCTAAGAACTGTCTCCATAATATAGCTGTGGAGTCACCTCCTGGTCATATGGAAAGCAAGGAGCCAGGTGCGATGCATGACAATGCCTTTCTGTTGGTGCAGTCACTGGATCTTCATGGCAATTTCATTCATTCCCTGCCACAGTGGTTTTTTGGTATTCTGCCCAAACTGGAAACACTTGACCTTGGTTCTAACAGCCTCCAGCCTTGTGAGAGCCAGAATGCTAATAAAAGAGAGATCCCAATAGGTCATAACTCAGCTCAAAGAGGTAACTGTACATCCTTCTGTGACCTACCACAGCTGAAGTATCTGAGTTTACGTAGGAACAACATTGTGAGGCTATATCCTTACATGTTCAACCAAACCTCTTTAGTCTCCCTGGATCTGTCTGAGAATGAAGACTTGTTCATGCCAAAAGGAGCTCTGGAGGGTCTGGAATTCTCTTTGCAGAAGCTCTCTCTGAGAGGAAACCAGATGGACAACAAGAAGACAGAATTCCCTTGTCTGAAGATGCTGAAAAAGTTGGACATGTCAGACAACAAGTTGAGTCTTTTGCCCCCTGATCTTATCTGCTCTCCATTGGAAAACCTGGACATTCGCAATAACAATCTCCAGGCCTTAGAGAAACCTGCCACCGTGAGATGGTCCAGCAGCCTCAATCATCTGAATGTTGCTGGCAATCCCTTTAGCTGTTGTGCACTGAGCTGGCTGGAAATTCTACAAGCTGCCCGTGTGAATGTGTTGGATCTGAATGAAACTCTGTGCTCTTATCTGGACAAGAACAGGAACTTCTCAGCTAAGATAGCCAACAAGACCACGTGGCTTTGTCCTCATCAGATAGGATATCGCTACCTGATGGTATTGCTGGTGGTGGTGATCGCTCTTTGCTTTCTGTTTCTCAGCTGTGGGATATGCTGTTATCTGAAAAAGAGTCAGAAGCTGTCAAAGTATCTGGGATTCAGAAGCAACAGGGTGGACCCCATTCCTTATCATCTAAATAAGGAAAAGAGAACTGAACAGATTGCAATAGACAGAGTTACAGAAGTATAG